One genomic window of Dama dama isolate Ldn47 chromosome 7, ASM3311817v1, whole genome shotgun sequence includes the following:
- the LOC133059850 gene encoding histone H2B type 1-B has translation MPEPSKSAPAPKKGSKKAITKAQKKDGKKRKRSRKESYSIYVYKVLKQVHPDTGISSKAMGIMNSFVNDIFERIAGEASRLAHYNKRSTITSREIQTAVRLLLPGELAKHAVSEGTKAVTKYTSSK, from the coding sequence ATGCCTGAGCCATCTAAATCTGCTCCGGCTCCTAAGAAAGGTTCTAAGAAAGCCATCACTAAGGCGCAGAAGAAAGATGGCAAAAAACGCAAGCGCAGTCGTAAAGAGAGCTACTCTATTTATGTGTACAAAGTTCTGAAGCAGGTCCATCCAGATACTGGCATCTCATCTAAAGCCATGGGTATCATGAATTCCTTCGTGAACGACATTTTTGAGCGCATCGCGGGCGAGGCGTCACGCCTGGCGCATTACAACAAGCGCTCGACCATCACATCCAGGGAAATCCAGACGGCCGTGCGCCTGTTGCTACCCGGGGAGCTGGCCAAGCATGCTGTCTCTGAGGGTACGAAGGCCGTTACCAAATACACCAGCTCCAAATGA
- the LOC133059844 gene encoding histone H2A type 1-like translates to MSGRGKQGGKTRAKAKTRSSRAGLQFPVGRVHRLLRKGNYAERVGAGAPVYLAAVLEYLTAEILELAGNAARDNKKTRIIPRHLQLAIRNDEELNKLLGKVTIAQGGVLPNIQAVLLPKKAESHHKAKGK, encoded by the coding sequence ATGTCTGGACGTGGTAAACAAGGAGGCAAAACTCGAGCTAAAGCCAAAACTCGGTCTTCCCGGGCTGGTTTACAGTTTCCAGTCGGGCGAGTGCACCGCTTGCTCCGTAAGGGCAACTATGCCGAGCGGGTTGGAGCCGGCGCTCCGGTGTACTTGGCGGCGGTGCTGGAGTACCTGACGGCCGAGATTCTGGAGCTGGCGGGCAACGCGGCCCGGGACAACAAGAAGACCCGCATCATCCCGCGTCACCTGCAGTTAGCCATTCGCAATGACGAGGAACTCAACAAACTGCTGGGCAAAGTCACCATCGCTCAGGGCGGCGTCCTGCCCAACATCCAGGCGGTGTTGTTGCCAAAGAAAGCCGAGAGTCACCACAAGGCGAAGGGGAAGTAA